A stretch of DNA from Rhodococcus sp. NBC_00297:
AGCGCGCCGCAGCCCTCGCGGGCCGCGCGTCCGATCGTGTGCAGGAAGGTGCCGACGAGGCCACCGACGCGATCAAGGAAGGCGCCGAGGACGCCGTCGACAATGTCGACGAGGCTGCCGACGAGCTGAGCGAGAAGATCGACGAGCTCGGCCAGAAGGCGAAGACCGCAGGCCAGAAGGCGTCGGATCGCGCCTCGGGTGCAGCCGGCACGGTCGAGGGCAAGACGCGCAACAACGCGGGCTCGCCCATCAAGAAGACCCCGGCCACGAAGTCGGCTCCCGCCAAGGCCACCCCGGCCAAGGCCTCGACTCCCGCCCCCGCCAAGAAGGCCACCCCGGCCAAGAAGGCTCCGGCCAAGAAGTCGACCAGCTAGTCGATCGCGACAATTCCGACCCCCGCGCTGACGAAGCGCGGGGGTCGGTGTCGTTTAGGATGACCGCATGCCCATGGCGTACAGCGCGACCAGCGCGATCATGAACATCCTGCAACTCATCGCTCTGGTGGGTGTGGCGTTCGCGCTCTTCCACGCCATCCGCCAGCGCCCCGACGCCTTCACCGCCGCGGACAAGCTGAACAAGCCGGGGTGGGTGGCCATTCTCGCGGTCGCGCTGCTGATCCTGCTCGTCTTCCCGGTGGTGGGCTTCGTCGGCATCATCGCCGTCGTCGCCATCGGTGTGTACCTCGTGGACGTGCGGCCCAAGGTCGACGACATCCAGCGCGGACCGCGCTGGTAGCTACCCCTGGCCGGTGACCGTGAGCCAGAGCAGTGCCGCGTTGAGCGCCACGATCAGGCCGGTGGTGACGACGGCGAGGACCACGGTGGTCCGTGAGTTGATGCGGGCGCCCATCACCGCGCTGCTGGAGGTCATGCGCACCAGCGGGATCAGCGCGAACGGAATGCACAGGCTCAGCACCACCTGACTCAGCACCAGCGCCAGCGTCGGATCGACGCCGATACCCAGGACCACCAGCGCGGGAATCAACGTGACGACGCGGCGCACCTGGATCGGGATCCGCTTCTGCAGCAGTCCCTTCATGATCTCGGCACCGGCGGCGCAGCCCACCGAGGTCGACGCGAGACCCGAGGCGAGCAGGCCGACGGCGAAGATCGCGGCGACCGCGGGCCCGAGATTGTTCTCGATGGCCGCGTGCGCGCCGTCGATGGTGTCGGTGCCCTCCTCGCCGCGGAACGCCGATGCGGCGAGCAGCAGCATGCCGATGTTGACGCTGCCGGCGATGATGAGCGCGAACGTGACGTCCCACTTGGTCGCGCGCAGCAGGCGGTCGAGCTTGCCGGAGTCCTTCTCGACGCCGTGGCGGTCGCGGGCGAGCG
This window harbors:
- a CDS encoding DUF2516 family protein, producing MPMAYSATSAIMNILQLIALVGVAFALFHAIRQRPDAFTAADKLNKPGWVAILAVALLILLVFPVVGFVGIIAVVAIGVYLVDVRPKVDDIQRGPRW